In Marivirga salinae, a single window of DNA contains:
- a CDS encoding acyl-CoA reductase, giving the protein MNLSARLEAFKSLGEQLRNISEAELDEWYFRATSYNNWFTRENVVHAVKALGEMLEAEKLEQWISNYDLPEESSKKIAIIMAGNIPLVGFHDFLSVLISGNSVIAKLSSQDPYLLKEIVAKLIAINPEFENKIELTQETISGFDAVIATGSNNSARYFEQYFGKYPNIIRKNRSSVAVLTGTESEEGIQALGKDIFQYYGLGCRNVSKLLVPEGFDFSPFIKALEDFKWVADHHKWVNNYDYNKSIYLVNDEPHLDSGFFLMKEDEALVSPISVLFYEFYKNEKELEDKLAKQEQHIQCVVKKGTEIEPGKAQQPELWDYADGVDTLEFLSSLNKS; this is encoded by the coding sequence ATGAATTTATCAGCACGATTAGAAGCCTTTAAATCTTTAGGAGAACAATTACGGAATATAAGTGAAGCCGAGCTGGACGAGTGGTATTTCCGTGCCACATCCTATAATAATTGGTTTACTCGTGAAAATGTAGTGCATGCGGTAAAGGCTTTGGGTGAAATGCTTGAAGCTGAAAAATTAGAACAATGGATTAGCAACTATGATTTACCAGAAGAAAGCTCTAAAAAGATAGCTATAATCATGGCTGGAAATATTCCTTTGGTGGGCTTTCATGATTTTTTGTCAGTACTTATTTCAGGCAATAGTGTTATAGCTAAATTAAGCTCACAAGACCCTTATTTATTAAAGGAAATAGTAGCAAAGTTGATTGCTATAAATCCGGAATTTGAAAATAAAATCGAGCTCACTCAAGAAACTATAAGTGGATTTGATGCTGTAATAGCCACAGGAAGCAATAATTCTGCGCGATATTTTGAACAGTATTTTGGAAAATACCCTAATATAATCCGCAAGAATAGAAGCTCGGTAGCAGTTCTGACTGGAACAGAATCCGAAGAAGGAATTCAAGCTTTGGGAAAGGATATCTTTCAATACTACGGATTGGGATGTAGAAATGTAAGCAAACTTTTAGTGCCGGAAGGCTTTGATTTCTCACCTTTCATTAAAGCTTTGGAAGATTTCAAATGGGTAGCTGACCATCATAAATGGGTGAATAATTACGATTATAACAAATCAATTTATCTGGTAAATGATGAACCACATCTTGATTCAGGTTTTTTCTTGATGAAAGAGGATGAAGCATTGGTTTCTCCCATTTCAGTATTGTTTTATGAGTTTTATAAAAATGAAAAAGAGCTAGAGGACAAGCTAGCAAAACAGGAACAGCATATCCAATGTGTCGTAAAAAAAGGTACTGAAATTGAACCCGGAAAAGCCCAACAACCCGAACTTTGGGATTATGCCGATGGAGTGGATACCTTGGAGTTTCTTTCTAGTTTAAATAAATCTTGA